The DNA segment GAAGTTCCGCTGCTGGCCAACCTGCCGTTCATCAAGGAACTCACCGTCAACGGTTCTGCCCGTTACACGGAATATGATTCCTACGGCTCCGACTGGACCTACAAGGCCGGCGGCGTCTATCGCCCGCTGGAGTGGCTGTCGTTCCGCGCCAGCTACGGCACGTCTTACCGCGCGCCGGCGCTGTTCGAGCAGTTCCAGGGTGCCACCAGCGGCTTCCTCAGCCAGCAGGGCGATCCCTGCAACAACTACGGTGGTCCGAACGTCAACCCGAACCGGGCTGCCAACTGCGCCGCCGAGCTGCCTGGCCAGCCTGACTTCCAACAGACTCAGAGCATCCGGGTCTTCTCCCAGGGCGGTGCTGCCCAGGGGCTTGAGGCCGAGACGTCCGACAACCTCACCCTGGGCGTGATCCTGCAGCCGGAGCTGCCGGAAGCCTTCGGCGAGTTCGCCTTTGCGGTCGACTATTATGACATCAAGGTCGAAAACGGCGTTTCCCGCGTGGGCTCCGCCGCTCTGCTCAGCCTCTGCTATAACGATCCGGCGTTCCGTTCGGGTGGCGGCTACTGCCGCTTCATCGAGCGTGACGAGAACAATGCCCTGACCGTGTTCGATGCCTACACCAACATCGCCACGCAGATCGTGACGGGTGTGGACTACAGCATGCGCTGGACCCGCGACATCGGGCCGGGCAACTTCCGCTTCAACGCCCAGCTGAGCCAGTATCTGGAGCAGAAGGACAAGCTGTTCCCGGACGATCCGTACGACAACTACAACGGCACGATCGGCAACCCGCGCTGGACCGGCACCTTCGATGCCAGCTACCGGTACGCGGAGTGGACGTTCCGCTACGGTGTCGACTGGATCGATGGCATGGACAGCACGACCTACCTCGAGGTGGATCCGGCTGCCGATCCGTACGTTTTCAAGGTCGACGACTACTTCGAGCACTACCTCTCGGTCCAGTACGCCGAGGAGGACTGGTCGGTGACGGCCGGCGTGCGGAACCTGTTCGACAAGGAGCCGCCGCAGATCTCCATGGGCTATTACAACCGGGTCGGCAACGCCCCGCTGTACAGCGGCTACGATTACGTCGGCCGCGAGCTCTTCGTGACCCTGTCGAAGTCCTTCTAAGGACCAAACGAGGCCTCCCCCAGATCCGGGGGAGGCCGGAACGAACCCTCGAGCTTTCTGGCATCGAGCAGAATGGAAAGGCCGCGGCATCCACCGCGGCCTTTCTTGTTCCTTGCAGGAATGAGCGGCCGGACTGGCCGGACCTTTACCGCTCACCCCGTCCGGACCCGCCGCACCGCATCCTGCCATCCGGCGTAGAGGGCGGCGCGCTCCCGCTCGTCGAGGCGCGGTTCGAAACGCCGGTCCAGTCTCCAGGCTTCCGCCAAAGCTGTACGACCGGAATAGAGCCCGGCATGCAGGCCTGCCAGGAAGGCCGCTCCGAGTGCCGTCGTCTCCGTCACGGCGGGCCGCTCAACCGGAACGCCCAGCATGTCGGCCAGGAACTGCATCAGCCAGTCATTCTCCGCCATTCCGCCATCCACCCGCAGAGTGTGTGGAGTTAGCCCGCCGGACAGGCAGTCGGCATCGGCCCGCATCGCCTCCATCAGGTCACGGGTCTGGTAGGCCACGGCCTCAAGCGCCGCCCGCACCACCTCTGCCACTCCGGTATCCCGGGTAAGACCGGTCAGCGCGCCGCGTGCATCGGGGTCCCAATAGGGCGCGCCAAGGCCGGTGAAGGCGGGAACCATGTAGACGCCGCCGGTGCCGCGCGCGTCGGCGGCCAGCCGCTCCGAACTGGGAGCGTCGGAAATAATGCGCAAACCATCCCGTAGCCATTGTATCGCCGCTCCCGCCACGAAGATGGAGCCTTCTATCGCGAAGGTCGGCACGCCATCGAAACGGTAGGCCAGCGTGGTCAACAGCCGATGGCCGGACAGCACCGGCTCCGCCCCGATGTTCAGCAGGGCGAAACAGCCGGTGCCGTAGGTGCTCTTGATCATTCCAGGCTCGAAACAAGCCTGTCCCACCGTGGCGGCCTGCTGGTCGCCAGCCATCCCGGTGACCGGAATGGGACGGCCCAGAAGCGATGCATCGGCAATGCCGAAATCGGCGGCATTGTCCCGCACCTCCGGCAGCAGGCTTTGCGGAATCGCAAACAGGTCCAGCAGGTCCCCATCCCAATCCTGGGTCTGGAGGTTGAAGAGAAGGGTGCGGCTGGCATTGCTGGCGTCCGTGGCATGCACCCGCCCTCCGGTCAGCCGGTACAGAAGCCAGGAATCCACTGTGCCGAAGCACAGCTCTCCCCGTTCCGCCCGGGTGCGGGCTCCGGGTAGATGCTCCAGCATCCAGGCCAGCTTCGTCGCGCTGAAATAGGGATCGATCAGCAGGCCGGTCCTGGCCCGCACCATCTCCTCCGCCCCGTCCGCCTTCAGGTCGCGGCACAGGGCAGCGGTGCGGCGGTCCTGCCACACGATGGCGTTCATCACCGGAGCACCTGTCGCCCGGTCCCACAGCACCGCGGTTTCGCGCTGGTTTGTTATGCCGATGGCAGCGATTGCGGCGGCATCCAGCCCCGACCGTTCCAGCGCGCCGCGGCAGACCACCTGGGCATCGCGCCAGATATCCTCGGGATCATGTTCGACCCAACCGGCCTGCGGATAGAACTGCCGAAGTTCGCGCTGGGCGGTGGCGACCGGCTGCCCCGCCGCATCGAACAGGATGGCGCGGGTGGATGTCGTGCCCTGGTCGATCGCCAGCACATGCGTGCCCGCCATTATGGTTCCTCCCGGTCCGGTTCCGTTTTCCGGAACGGTGGGGGAGGGCAGGGCCGGCGTCAATCCGGCCGAACGAGTGAGGTAGGACAACCTGATTTTCTTGTTGACCACCCCCTGGCGCGGGCGCACCATCAAACCGTACCGAAGCAAGGGAGGGTGTCATGGAAGACATGGCTCCGCCTCATCAGTAACCGGGCGTGCTCTGCACGAGTGTTTCCGCCGGATCAACAAGGCAGGAGGCTCATTACCCGTATGGCTTCACATCGTGAATTCTGACTGGCTGCTTATGTGTGCCGGTCCTTAACTCGGAATATCCCGGATGTGATCCGGGTGCGGACGTGACGGTACAGGTTTTCCGGTGAATGCCGGACTTGTCCCGTACGTGCCGCCCGCAACAGCCCCCGTGCGCCCTGGTTGCGCCGGGGGCATTTGCGTCCGTGCACGGACGCCGGTCGGACCTAAAGCGTCGGGCCAGCCCGAAAAACCAGCGCCGAGGTTGTAGGTCCGCTATCCCTTGGTCTAGACTTCCCGCGATTTTGCGTCAGCGACATGACGCGGCCACAATCCGGGGGCTTGCTTGGGCACCGTGCAGACGAACCCAGCGATAAATCCCGTCCAATGCCGTCCAGCCTTCATGGGCGCTGTCCTGATTTTTCTGGTTGGAGCCGGCCCGGCGCACGGGCAGCCTGCCCGGCCGGACAGCATCGCTCCGCTGCCGCCCGCCTTCGCCGGTGAGCCCATGCAACTGCCGCCCCCTCCCGGCGCAAGCCTCCGGGAACCATGGCGGGCTGTGGCCCCTGTGACCCCGGTGGTTGCCGCCGCGGCGCCCGGTACGGACGGCGCTCCGTTGCGGGCGGCCGTGGCGGATGCCAGCCTGCGGTTTCCGGCCGGCAGCGCGACGCTTACGCCGGAGGCTGCGGTGCAACTTGACCGGATGGCCGCCCGGCTTCTGTCCAGCCCTTCGGAGCGGCTGGAGCTGCGGGCCTATGCAGCGCCGAGCGGTCATGGGGAAGGGGAGGCGCGCCGCTTGTCCCTGGCCCGTGCCCTGGCCGTCCGCAGCTATCTCCTGGACCGCGGGGTTGAGATGCGCCGCCTGATCGTATACGCCCTGGGCAGCCGCGGGCTGGAAGCGGCGGACGAGCCCGGCCGGGTCCCGCCCGGCGCAGACCGCGTGGACATGTCCGTGACGCCGTGAGTCCAGATTGCGCAATCCTCCACGACACTTGCCCGACAGGCAGTAGCCGAGCATGACCCAAGCCAGCACAGACCGGCGCGGCCCCGCCCCCCAGGGAGAGACGGTCCCGCCCCTCTCGCGTCCGCAGCGCTATCTCACGCGCATGGCCTTGTTCCTGGTCATCGTCCTGGGCGTCGTGGCGGTGCTCCTGCCGGCCATCGAGGATGCATTCGTCGCCAATCCGGGTCTGAACGGGCTGATCCTGTTCGCGCTGATCCTCGGCATCGCCTTCATCTTCCGCCAGGTGCTGATGCTCCGGCCGGAGGTGCAGTGGCTCGAGTCCTTTCAGGCCGGTGATCCGGACCGCGCGCCGCCCCCGCGCCTGCTGGCCCCGATGGCGCGCATGCTGGGGGAGCGGCAGGGTCGCCTGACCCTGTCGGCCGTGACCACCCGGTCCCTGCTGGACGGCGTCGGCTCGCGGTTGGACGAGAGCCGGGAAATCAGCCGCTATCTGATCGGGCTGCTGATCTTCCTGGGCCTGCTCGGCACCTTCTGGGGGCTGTTGCAGACCGTCTCCGCCGTCGGCGGCGTGATCGGCAGGCTGAACATGCAGGGCGACGATGTCGGCGCCATGTTCAGCAATTTGCAGAGCGGGCTGGAAGCGCCGCTGTCCGGCATGGGCACAGCCTTCAGCTCCTCCCTCTTCGGCCTCGCCGGTTCCCTGGTGCTGGGCTTCCTGGAATTGCAGGCGTCCCAGGCGCAGAACCGCTTCTATACCGACCTGGAGGACTGGCTGGCCGGGGCGACCCGTGTTTCCTCCGGCGTGCTGGCGGATGCGGGTGAGGGCGGCGGGTCCGTCCCGGCCTACCTCCAGGCGCTGCTGGAGACGACGGCGGAAAGCATCGAGCGGCTGCAATACACCATGGCATCCGCGGAGGATGGCCGCCGGTCCCAGAACGCGCATCTGATGCAGCTGACGGAGAAGCTGTCGACCCTGACCGACCAGATGCGGGCGGAGCAGCATCTGATGGTGCGGCTGGCCGAGACCCAGATGGAGCTGCGGCCCATCATGGGCCGTCTGGCGGAAGTCCTGTCGGGCGGGATCAGCATCGGCATGGACGAAGCGACGCGCACCCACATCCGCAACCTGGAAATCTATACCGCCCGCCTGCTGGAGGAGGCGACGCAGGGCCGCCAGCAGACGGTGGCGGAGCTGCGCAACGAGATCAAGATCCTGGCCCGCACCATCGCCGCGCTCGGCGACGGCGAGCGGTAGGGCAGGGCGCGGCCATGCCAAGCTTCAGCCGCAGGTCCCAACGGGGGCAGCCGGATGTCTGGCCCGGCTGGGTGGACGCGCTGTCCAGCCTGTTGATGGTCGTCGTCTTCCTGCTCATGGTGTTCGTGCTGGCGCAGTTCTATCTGTCGAACGCGTTGCAGGGCCGCGACCGGGAACTGGCGCGGCTGAACACCCGCATCTCCGAGCTGGCCGACCTGCTGGCGCTGGAGAAGGAGGGGGCGGCCCGCCTCCAGGCCGACATTGCCCAGCTTACCGACCGCCTGCGCACCACCCTGGGCGAGCGGGAGGAATTGCGCGCCTCGCTTGGCGCGATGGCAGCCGAACGCGACCGGCTGGCCGCCCGCATCGTGGAATTGGAGGATGAGGCCGGCGACCGCGCCGCCGAGTTCGCCCAGGCGCGCGGAGCCCTGGAGGAGAGCCTTGCCGCCGAGAAGGAGGTGAGCGCCAAAGCCCGCTCCGAGATCGAGCTGCTGAACCAGCAGATCGCGGCGTTGCGGGAGCAGCTCGCCATGATTTCCGCCCAGCTTGATGCGGCGGAGGCCAAGGCGGCGGAGCAGCAGGCGCAGATCGCCGATCTGGGCCGCCGGCTGAACACGGCCCTGGCCGGAAAGGTGGCGGAGCTGGCCCGCTTCCGCTCCGAATTCTTCGGCCGCCTGCGCGAGGTGCTGGGAGAGCGGCAGGATGTCGCCATCGTGGGCGACCGCTTTGTCTTTCAGTCGGAGTTGCTGTTCGAGAGCGGCAGTGCGGAGCTGGGGCAGGCGGGCCGCGAACGGCTCGCCCAACTGGCGGTGACCCTCAAGGAGATCGGGGCGCGGTTGCCGCAGGATTTGAACTGGATTCTGCGGGTGGATGGCCACACCGACAGCGTACCCATCCGCTCCGGGCGTTGGGCCAGTAACTGGGAGCTGTCCACGGCCCGTGCGGTCAATGTGGTGAAGTTCCTGATCGACCAGGGAATCCCGCCCGAACGGCTGGCTGCAACCGGCTTCGGCGAGTTCCAGCCGCTGGACCAGGGCACCAGCCCGGAGGCGCTGGCCCGCAACCGCCGGCTTGAGATCAAGGTGGACGCGCGCTAACCGGCCATCCCAAGACGTCGCCACCGCATCCGCGGCTTGGCGTTCGCTCCTTCCGTCTGGGTCGAGCTGAGAAGGCCCTACCGCCACACCCCGGCCAGTTCCACCTCTTCCCCGCCCATTCCACGCTTGAAGGATGTCACGCCGGGCGCTTGATCGGGCAGCAGCCCGCCCAGGTCCAGCCAGTGGCGGCCCTGGGCTTTCAGCTCCAGGGCGGCGCGCCAGAGCAGCAGATTATGCGCGCGGGTGCGGCGGCCGATCTCGCCGGTCCAGCCGACCTGATAGGTCGCGGCCAGCCCGTGACCCAGCATCAGGATGCCAGCCGCGTCCTGCCCGTCCTTGGTTGCCCGCATCACCAGGATGTCGCCGTCCTTGTGCATGGCTGTGCGCAGGCGGGTCAGGAGGGCGGGCGAGGGGCCGCGGTAACCCTTGGCAGCCTTGTCGGCCATGTATCTTTCCGTCAGCCAGGGCAGGAGGCTGGAACCGTCCCGGTCGGTCTCCACCGTCAGCCCGACACGTTCGGCCTGATTGAGGGCATTGCGCCACTTCTGCGCCAGGCCGGCGCGCAGCTCAGCCTCGGTGCGGGACAGATCCAGCCAGACGGTGCGGTACCCCGGCCCCTTGTCCCGCCGCCATCCGGCCCAGCGCAACATGGCTTCGGTTTCTTCTCCCGCCGGCAACTCCGGCACGATGGCGGTCCAGCGCAGCAGGCCCGTGGGGTAGGCCTGACGCAGGACCTGCATCACGCTGGCGAGCACGGCGGATTTCGCCGCCTCCGGCCGGATCAGCGGGCCGCGGTGCAACCTCGCCACGCGGACGGCGCCCAGAAACCTCTTCTCCATCATCACGATCAGCCCGATAGGCTGATCCTCCAGTTCGATTACGCCCAGGCGCGGGCTCCATTTCTCGGTCGTGAGCATGGCGGCCGCATAGCCGAATCCCTGTGTCAGCGTGCTTCGTGGCGTCAGCTTCATCAGCCGGTACCATTCGGGCACACTGCCCACATCCCAGACGATGCGGATGGAAGGGGAACGGGAGGAGGAGGGAGTCGACATGGATGCGTCAGGCTGCGTATGGATGCACTCTGCCCGCGCGCCCCGCTGCTTGTCGAGTTCCGACCATGTCCGCACCGCCCCGCCTGCCCTGGTGGCATCCCGAAGCCTTCGCCCGCCGCCGGCCCCATCTGCGTACCCGCGGCGCCGTGACCCGGGCCATGCGCGCCTGGTTCGAGGGAGAGGGGTTCGCGGAGGTGGAAACGCCGGCGCTCCAGATATCCCCCGGCCTGGAGGTGCATCTCCAGGCCTTCGCGACGGAACTGGTGGGACCGCATCCCGACGACAGGATGCGCCTGCACCTGCATACCAGCCCGGAATTCGCCATGAAGAAGCTGCTGGCGGCGGGGGAGCCGCGCATCTTCCAACTGGCCCATGTCTACCGGAACGGTGAGCGGTCGCCGACGCATCATCCGGAGTTCACCATGCTGGAATGGTACCGGGCCGGGGCCGGCTACCATGAGCTGATGGTGGACTGCATCGCGCTGACCCGTGCCGCCTGCAGCACCGCCGGCGCGGACATGCTGCGCTGGAAAGGCCATGCCGCCGACCCTTTCGGCGAGTGGGAGGTATTGAGCGTCCAGGACGCCTTCCTCCGTCATGCCGGGGTGGACCTGCTGGCGACCGCTCCCGACCCGCTGAAGCCTGACCGGACCCTGCTGGCGGCGGAGGCGGAGCGCATCGGCATCCGCACCGCAGAGAGCGACACATGGGAGGATTTGTTCTTCCGCATCAGCCTGGAGCGGATCGAACCCTTCCTCGGCTTCGGCAGGCCGACCTTCCTGACCGACTATCCCGTCTCCATGGCCGCCCTGGCCCGTGCCAAGCCGGAGGACCCGCGGGTCGCCGAGCGGTTCGAGCTTTATGCCTGCGGCGTCGAGCTGGCCAATGCGTTTGGCGAACTCACCGATCCGCAGGTCCAGCGCCGCCGGTTCGAGGCCGATATGGCGGAGAAGGAGCGGCTCTATGGGGAGCGCTATCCGCTGGATGAGGAGTTCCTGGAAGCCCTTTCCCTGATGCCCGACAGCGCCGGGATCGCTCTGGGCTTCGACCGGCTGGTGATGCTGGTCGCCGGGGCGGAGCGGATCGAGGACGTGCTCTGGGCGCCGGTGGCGGGATAGCCCTTTTCGAACTATAGGAGTAGCCACTCGATCCCTGTGGCAGTTCTGCCGCTACCCATGATAAAGAGTTGTTTACCAAGCCCGGACAGCATGAATTCGGGAATAGGGGCGGGGGAGAAGCGGTGGGGCTGGGCAGCAGGCTCATGTGGCGGCGTTTTCTCGGCCGTCTCGACGTCCGATCCAAGTCGGACGGAGCCATTGCATTCTGCGCACGGGCGCAGATCAGCGGCGGCGCTACCCAGGGTCTGGTCGCAGTGCTCACCTGCATCATCTTCTGGGAGGGGGGAGACGGCCCTCTCCTGCTGGGATGGACCCTTGCCGTCACCGTGATGTCGCTGTTCCGCTCCCTGTCCTCCGTCTGGCTGCTGCGGAACATGGGGAACCGTCGGTCGGCGGGCATATGGGGCCGCGCCAACGAGGTGAATTTCCTGTTCCAAGGGATGGCCTGGGCATCGCTGGCCTGGATGCCCTATGACGGCCAGGATTTCGGCGCCCTGTTCCTGGTGTTCTTCATCCCCATGGGGATCGTGGCGGCGGCCACCCACAATCTCAGCGCTCTGCCGCTCGGCCTTGCGGCGCTGTCCTATCCCATCGCCATCAGCCACTTCTTCGGCGGATTGTTCCTTCTTGGCGGGCCGACCGGCCTGCTACTGGCCATCTGCGCGGTGATCTACATCGTCGTGACCACGGCTGGCGCGCATATGAGCAACGCCACTCTGGTGAACGAATGCCGGCTGACCCGTATCAACAACTTCATCGCCGCCCGCTCCCGCGCCACGGTGCAGGAACTGCGCGAGGTGCAGAGCCGGCTGATGGAGGCGAACCGCCGGCTGGAGCAGCTGGCGAGCCACGATCCGCTGACCGGCCTTGCCAACCGCCGCGCGCTGATGGAGCGGCTGGAGCAGGAGCGGGCGCGGTCCAGCCGGACGGGCAGCGGCTTCAGCCTGCTGCTGATCGACCTCGACCACTTCAAGGCGGTGAATGACGGCAACGGCCATCAGGTCGGCGATGCGGTGCTGGAGGAAGCGGCGCGGCGCATCTCCGAAGGACTCCGCGCCAGCGATCTGGCCGCCCGCCATGGCGGGGAGGAGTTCGCCGTTCTGCTGGCCGAAACAGGGTTGGCCGACGCGGTGACGGTGGCCGAACGTATCCGCGCCCGCTTGCGGGACGGGTCGATCCAGGTCTGCGACAGCTCCGTCCACATCACCGGCAGCATCGGCGTGGCCGCCTGGCAGGGAGATCGCGACCGGGTGGACGCCATCATGTCCCGTGCCGATCAGGCGCTCTACGCCGCAAAGGCGCTGGGCCGCGACCGGGTGGAGCTGGCCGAAGCCCCTGCGATAATGCCCCGGCAGATCCTGGCTTCCAGCCCCTGACACACTTCCGCCCATGGCGGGGAACCCGCGAAACGGGGGCCTGTTGAGCCTGTCCGTTTCCTTGAGGTTTTGCCTGCCATGGCCCGTGTTCTACGCTGGGTCGCGATCATCTTCTCCGGGCTGGTTGTGCTCGCGGTCGCGGCATTCTTCATGATCGACTGGAACCGGGCCGGGGACTGGGCCGCGGATCGCCTGACCCAGATGACCGGCCGCGAGTTCGCCATCAATGGCGATGTGGATATCGACTGGTCCTGGTCGCCCCGGATCACTGTCAACGACATCACCATCGCCAACGAGCCGTGGGGGACGGAACCCCTGATGGCCGCGATCCAGCGGGTGGAGGCGGTGGTGCGCATCCCGCCCCTGCTGCGTGGCCGGCTGGAACTGCCGGAAGTCTCGGTGACCCGGCCCCAGGTGCTGCTGGAGATGAACGAGCAGGGGGAGGGCAACTGGAACCTGAACAGCGCCCCTGCCGAAGCCGCCACCCCGACGGAGCGGGAAGATGTGCCGGTCCTGGGCCGGCTGGTCATCGCGGATGGCGAGCTGACATTCCGCGATCCCACGAAGGACGTGAATGTCACCAGTCGCGTGGACACGGTGGGCCAGGGCGGTGACGGCGAAGGCAATATGAACATCAAGGGCGAGGGCACGCTGGCCGGCAAACCCCTGCGGGTGGAGCTGACCGCCGGCCCCATCCTGATGCTGCGTGAGACGGAGGAGCCCTATCCCGTCGACCTGCGCGTAGAGGCGGGCGGCACCAAGGTGGCCCTGGTGGGCACCTTCAAGGAGCCGGTCCAGCTCCAGGGCGCCGATCTGAAGCTGGACCTGTCGGGTCCGAATCTGGCAGAGATCTTCCCGCTGTTCGGCATCCCGACCCCGGTGACGGATGCCTACAGCCTCGCCGGCCAGGTCCGGCGCGAGGGCAATCTTTGGCAGGTGGAGAATCTGGCCGGCAAGGTGGGGCAGAGCGACCTGTCCGGCTGGATGAGCCTGGAACCGAAGGAGCCGCGTCCTCTCATCCGCGCCGAGCTGGCTTCGAACACGCTGCGGCTGGAGGACCTTGGCGGTCTCGTCGGCGTCTCGCCCGGCGACCATGCCAAGCAGGGGGAGCCGCCTGCGGCCGACAACAAACTGCTGCCCGACATGCCGATCGAGACAGAACGGCTGAAGGCCGCCGACATGGATGTGAGCTACAAGGGCGGCGACGTACAGGTCCCTGTTCTGCCCCTGCGGGAGGTGGCGTTCCGTCTGAGACTGGAGAACGGGCGCGCCATCATGGACCCGCTACAGCTCCAGGCGGAAATCGGACGTATCGCCGGGCGCGCCATGCTGGACGGCAGCGGGGAGATACCCGTAGCCGACTTCGACATCAACATCAGCGGCGTCGGGCTGAAGCCCTTCTTCGCCGGCACGCGGTTCGAGAACGACACCGAAGGCACCGTGGTCGGACGTGTCCGTCTCAAGGGCCAGGGCGAATCCCTGGCGGCCATCCTGGGCCAGTCGAATGGCGAGATGGCCATGGTGATCGACAGCGGCCGGATGAGCAGCCTGCTGATCGAGGCGGCCGGCGTGGATATCGCCGAGGCGCTGGCCGATCTGATCGGCGACGACGAGGCGGTGCCCATCCGTTGCGGCGTCTGGGACATGGGGGTGAAGCAGGGCGTGATGCAGTCCCGCGCCTTCGTGCTTGACACCGAGGATACGAATATCGGCGGCAACCTGACCCTGAACCTGAAGTCG comes from the Indioceanicola profundi genome and includes:
- the glpK gene encoding glycerol kinase GlpK, which codes for MAGTHVLAIDQGTTSTRAILFDAAGQPVATAQRELRQFYPQAGWVEHDPEDIWRDAQVVCRGALERSGLDAAAIAAIGITNQRETAVLWDRATGAPVMNAIVWQDRRTAALCRDLKADGAEEMVRARTGLLIDPYFSATKLAWMLEHLPGARTRAERGELCFGTVDSWLLYRLTGGRVHATDASNASRTLLFNLQTQDWDGDLLDLFAIPQSLLPEVRDNAADFGIADASLLGRPIPVTGMAGDQQAATVGQACFEPGMIKSTYGTGCFALLNIGAEPVLSGHRLLTTLAYRFDGVPTFAIEGSIFVAGAAIQWLRDGLRIISDAPSSERLAADARGTGGVYMVPAFTGLGAPYWDPDARGALTGLTRDTGVAEVVRAALEAVAYQTRDLMEAMRADADCLSGGLTPHTLRVDGGMAENDWLMQFLADMLGVPVERPAVTETTALGAAFLAGLHAGLYSGRTALAEAWRLDRRFEPRLDERERAALYAGWQDAVRRVRTG
- a CDS encoding OmpA family protein is translated as MAPVTPVVAAAAPGTDGAPLRAAVADASLRFPAGSATLTPEAAVQLDRMAARLLSSPSERLELRAYAAPSGHGEGEARRLSLARALAVRSYLLDRGVEMRRLIVYALGSRGLEAADEPGRVPPGADRVDMSVTP
- a CDS encoding flagellar motor protein MotA, whose translation is MTQASTDRRGPAPQGETVPPLSRPQRYLTRMALFLVIVLGVVAVLLPAIEDAFVANPGLNGLILFALILGIAFIFRQVLMLRPEVQWLESFQAGDPDRAPPPRLLAPMARMLGERQGRLTLSAVTTRSLLDGVGSRLDESREISRYLIGLLIFLGLLGTFWGLLQTVSAVGGVIGRLNMQGDDVGAMFSNLQSGLEAPLSGMGTAFSSSLFGLAGSLVLGFLELQASQAQNRFYTDLEDWLAGATRVSSGVLADAGEGGGSVPAYLQALLETTAESIERLQYTMASAEDGRRSQNAHLMQLTEKLSTLTDQMRAEQHLMVRLAETQMELRPIMGRLAEVLSGGISIGMDEATRTHIRNLEIYTARLLEEATQGRQQTVAELRNEIKILARTIAALGDGER
- a CDS encoding peptidoglycan -binding protein produces the protein MPSFSRRSQRGQPDVWPGWVDALSSLLMVVVFLLMVFVLAQFYLSNALQGRDRELARLNTRISELADLLALEKEGAARLQADIAQLTDRLRTTLGEREELRASLGAMAAERDRLAARIVELEDEAGDRAAEFAQARGALEESLAAEKEVSAKARSEIELLNQQIAALREQLAMISAQLDAAEAKAAEQQAQIADLGRRLNTALAGKVAELARFRSEFFGRLREVLGERQDVAIVGDRFVFQSELLFESGSAELGQAGRERLAQLAVTLKEIGARLPQDLNWILRVDGHTDSVPIRSGRWASNWELSTARAVNVVKFLIDQGIPPERLAATGFGEFQPLDQGTSPEALARNRRLEIKVDAR
- a CDS encoding lipid II:glycine glycyltransferase FemX; translation: MSTPSSSRSPSIRIVWDVGSVPEWYRLMKLTPRSTLTQGFGYAAAMLTTEKWSPRLGVIELEDQPIGLIVMMEKRFLGAVRVARLHRGPLIRPEAAKSAVLASVMQVLRQAYPTGLLRWTAIVPELPAGEETEAMLRWAGWRRDKGPGYRTVWLDLSRTEAELRAGLAQKWRNALNQAERVGLTVETDRDGSSLLPWLTERYMADKAAKGYRGPSPALLTRLRTAMHKDGDILVMRATKDGQDAAGILMLGHGLAATYQVGWTGEIGRRTRAHNLLLWRAALELKAQGRHWLDLGGLLPDQAPGVTSFKRGMGGEEVELAGVWR
- the epmA gene encoding EF-P lysine aminoacylase EpmA; protein product: MSAPPRLPWWHPEAFARRRPHLRTRGAVTRAMRAWFEGEGFAEVETPALQISPGLEVHLQAFATELVGPHPDDRMRLHLHTSPEFAMKKLLAAGEPRIFQLAHVYRNGERSPTHHPEFTMLEWYRAGAGYHELMVDCIALTRAACSTAGADMLRWKGHAADPFGEWEVLSVQDAFLRHAGVDLLATAPDPLKPDRTLLAAEAERIGIRTAESDTWEDLFFRISLERIEPFLGFGRPTFLTDYPVSMAALARAKPEDPRVAERFELYACGVELANAFGELTDPQVQRRRFEADMAEKERLYGERYPLDEEFLEALSLMPDSAGIALGFDRLVMLVAGAERIEDVLWAPVAG
- a CDS encoding GGDEF domain-containing protein — encoded protein: MWRRFLGRLDVRSKSDGAIAFCARAQISGGATQGLVAVLTCIIFWEGGDGPLLLGWTLAVTVMSLFRSLSSVWLLRNMGNRRSAGIWGRANEVNFLFQGMAWASLAWMPYDGQDFGALFLVFFIPMGIVAAATHNLSALPLGLAALSYPIAISHFFGGLFLLGGPTGLLLAICAVIYIVVTTAGAHMSNATLVNECRLTRINNFIAARSRATVQELREVQSRLMEANRRLEQLASHDPLTGLANRRALMERLEQERARSSRTGSGFSLLLIDLDHFKAVNDGNGHQVGDAVLEEAARRISEGLRASDLAARHGGEEFAVLLAETGLADAVTVAERIRARLRDGSIQVCDSSVHITGSIGVAAWQGDRDRVDAIMSRADQALYAAKALGRDRVELAEAPAIMPRQILASSP
- a CDS encoding AsmA family protein — translated: MARVLRWVAIIFSGLVVLAVAAFFMIDWNRAGDWAADRLTQMTGREFAINGDVDIDWSWSPRITVNDITIANEPWGTEPLMAAIQRVEAVVRIPPLLRGRLELPEVSVTRPQVLLEMNEQGEGNWNLNSAPAEAATPTEREDVPVLGRLVIADGELTFRDPTKDVNVTSRVDTVGQGGDGEGNMNIKGEGTLAGKPLRVELTAGPILMLRETEEPYPVDLRVEAGGTKVALVGTFKEPVQLQGADLKLDLSGPNLAEIFPLFGIPTPVTDAYSLAGQVRREGNLWQVENLAGKVGQSDLSGWMSLEPKEPRPLIRAELASNTLRLEDLGGLVGVSPGDHAKQGEPPAADNKLLPDMPIETERLKAADMDVSYKGGDVQVPVLPLREVAFRLRLENGRAIMDPLQLQAEIGRIAGRAMLDGSGEIPVADFDINISGVGLKPFFAGTRFENDTEGTVVGRVRLKGQGESLAAILGQSNGEMAMVIDSGRMSSLLIEAAGVDIAEALADLIGDDEAVPIRCGVWDMGVKQGVMQSRAFVLDTEDTNIGGNLTLNLKSEEIDARILAEPKDASPLAARVPVTVGGTLTSPKIGVEAEGLAARGAAAVVLGVVATPLAAVLPFIDTGGGENSPCGTLIREAKKPGADGSPTGNAGASEKEQESADTDEGGEESGNNEDSGNEEDSGNSDDNSGNDGEEN